A single Primulina huaijiensis isolate GDHJ02 unplaced genomic scaffold, ASM1229523v2 scaffold5913, whole genome shotgun sequence DNA region contains:
- the LOC140970360 gene encoding ubinuclein-1-like isoform X1 produces MVEGGRAGSESGSRSKPASSFESAGGRLRFRVELRPGETTIVSWKKLLKEATSNQPNGTDLSIVGPSSEAQQPTSQAPLPPSSEASSSKRTVAENEAKDSQAQAGSNRLNNVIERIERMYAGNGSSDEEDVVLDDVPDDDEYDTDDSFIDDAELDDYFQVDNSAIKHDGFFVNRGKLERIEPSISATQQPKKRRRKDLDKGQGGLDDGHNPSKHVKLGDKGRKASSIEKKLDSQSNRVDVPNAQGSKNTLDPSGTSNGDPMGPDKDADQQRTGVLPLKSYNNKQKEGSELQDTAIQRSIDKSSCENKSQSGKPLTNADESDQSMQQKEKAALAERFDLNVPASKDSLQPYKAPLMQRKEGSSVRPKSTMLDKAIKELEKIVAESRPPSREVQDPDNSSQTIKRRLPPEIKQKLAKVARLTQVNYGKIPKDVINRLMSIVGHLMQLRTLKRNLKVMANMGLSVKQEKDDQLQKIKQEVADMVKLRIMHMKSKVEQQNASLDDFQETGRGDRETLKRKYSMDNALENKICDLYDLYAERLEEESGTPVRRLYEELATLWPSGFMNTEGVKRAISRAKDRRRALNNRRKDQEKSKKTKVLTPKQKM; encoded by the exons ATGGTGGAAGGCGGTAGGGCCGGATCCGAATCGGGTTCCAGGTCCAAACCCGCATCCTCATTCGAATCCGCCGGAGGCCGCCTCCGTTTCCGGGTGGAATTGAGGCCGGGTGAAACCACGATAGTTTCGTGGAAAAAACTCCTTAAAGAGGCTACTTCCAATCAGCCCAATGGGACCGACCTGTCAATCGTGGGCCCGTCTTCGGAGGCCCAGCAGCCCACTTCACAGGCACCATTGCCGCCGTCTTCAGAGGCTTCTTCTTCGAAGCGTACGGTCGCTGAGAATGAAGCCAAAGATTCGCAAGCGCAGGCTGGCTCCAACCGTTTGAACAATGTGATAGAGAGAATTGAGCGCATGTATGCG GGTAATGGAAGTAGCGACGAGGAGGATGTTGTCCTAGATGATGTGCCTGATGACGATGAGTATGATACAGATGACTCGTTCATAGATGATGCCGAGTTG GACGACTATTTCCAGGTCGATAACTCCGCGATAAAACATGATGGATTTTTTGTTAATCGTGGGAAGCTGGAGCGCAT AGAACCTTCTATATCAGCAACCCAGCAGCCAAAAAAGAGAAGACGCAAAGATTTAGATAAAGGTCAAGGTGGACTTGATGATGGACATAATCCAAGTAAGCATGTGAAGTTAGGGGACAAAGGTAGAAAAGCGTcgtcaattgaaaaaaaattagatagtCAGTCAAATAGAGTGGATGTACCAAATGCACAAg GTTCCAAAAATACTTTGGATCCTTCAGGAACGTCAAATGGTGATCCCATGGGTCCAGACAAGGATGCTGACCAGCAGAGAACTGGAGTTCTCCCATTAAAGAGTTATAATAACAAACAGAAAGAGGGTAGTGAACTTCAAGACACCGCAATTCAGAGGTCAATCGATAAAAGTTCATGTGAGAACAAATCTCAATCCGGAAAACCATTAACTAATGCTGATGAGTCAGATCAGTCTATGCAACAAAAAGAGAAAGCCGCACTTGCTGAAAGATTTGACCTGAATGTTCCTGCAAGCAAGGATTCCTTGCAACCCTAT AAGGCCCCCCTCATGCAGAGAAAGGAAGGCTCTTCTGTTAGACCAAAGAGTACAATGCTTGACAAGGCAATTAAAGAGTTAGAGAAGATAGTTGCAGAAT CTAGACCACCATCTAGAGAAGTTCAAGATCCTGATAATTCATCACAAACTATCAAAAGGAGACTGCCGCCGGAAATAAAGCAAAAGCTGGCTAAAGTTGCTCGATTGACG CAGGTCAACTATGGAAAAATACCAAAGGATGTGATTAATAGACTGATGAGCATTGTCGGCCACTTGATGCAACTTCGGACACTAAAA AGAAATCTTAAAGTTATGGCTAATATGGGATTGTCAGTGAAGCAAGAGAAGGATGATCAATTGCAGAAGATAAAACAAGAAGTTGCAGATATGGTTAAGCTGCGGATTATGCATATGAAATCTAAA GTTGAGCAACAAAATGCATCTTTAGATGATTTTCAGGAAACTGGTCGGGGAGATAGAGAAACTTTGAAACGGAAATACAGCATGGACAATGCATTGGAAAATAAGATTTGTGACCTCTATGACCTTTATGCTGAG AGACTGGAAGAAGAATCAGGTACACCAGTCAGAAGGCTGTATGAAGAG CTTGCGACATTGTGGCCTAGTGGATTCATGAATACCGAGGGAGTTAAACGTGCAATATCTAGAGCAAAAGATAGGAGGAGGGCACTGAACAACCGGAGAAAG
- the LOC140970360 gene encoding ubinuclein-1-like isoform X2 produces MVEGGRAGSESGSRSKPASSFESAGGRLRFRVELRPGETTIVSWKKLLKEATSNQPNGTDLSIVGPSSEAQQPTSQAPLPPSSEASSSKRTVAENEAKDSQAQAGSNRLNNVIERIERMYAGNGSSDEEDVVLDDVPDDDEYDTDDSFIDDAELDDYFQVDNSAIKHDGFFVNRGKLERIEPSISATQQPKKRRRKDLDKGQGGLDDGHNPSKHVKLGDKGRKASSIEKKLDSQSNRVDVPNAQGSKNTLDPSGTSNGDPMGPDKDADQQRTGVLPLKSYNNKQKEGSELQDTAIQRSIDKSSCENKSQSGKPLTNADESDQSMQQKEKAALAERFDLNVPASKDSLQPYKAPLMQRKEGSSVRPKSTMLDKAIKELEKIVAESRPPSREVQDPDNSSQTIKRRLPPEIKQKLAKVARLTVNYGKIPKDVINRLMSIVGHLMQLRTLKRNLKVMANMGLSVKQEKDDQLQKIKQEVADMVKLRIMHMKSKVEQQNASLDDFQETGRGDRETLKRKYSMDNALENKICDLYDLYAERLEEESGTPVRRLYEELATLWPSGFMNTEGVKRAISRAKDRRRALNNRRKDQEKSKKTKVLTPKQKM; encoded by the exons ATGGTGGAAGGCGGTAGGGCCGGATCCGAATCGGGTTCCAGGTCCAAACCCGCATCCTCATTCGAATCCGCCGGAGGCCGCCTCCGTTTCCGGGTGGAATTGAGGCCGGGTGAAACCACGATAGTTTCGTGGAAAAAACTCCTTAAAGAGGCTACTTCCAATCAGCCCAATGGGACCGACCTGTCAATCGTGGGCCCGTCTTCGGAGGCCCAGCAGCCCACTTCACAGGCACCATTGCCGCCGTCTTCAGAGGCTTCTTCTTCGAAGCGTACGGTCGCTGAGAATGAAGCCAAAGATTCGCAAGCGCAGGCTGGCTCCAACCGTTTGAACAATGTGATAGAGAGAATTGAGCGCATGTATGCG GGTAATGGAAGTAGCGACGAGGAGGATGTTGTCCTAGATGATGTGCCTGATGACGATGAGTATGATACAGATGACTCGTTCATAGATGATGCCGAGTTG GACGACTATTTCCAGGTCGATAACTCCGCGATAAAACATGATGGATTTTTTGTTAATCGTGGGAAGCTGGAGCGCAT AGAACCTTCTATATCAGCAACCCAGCAGCCAAAAAAGAGAAGACGCAAAGATTTAGATAAAGGTCAAGGTGGACTTGATGATGGACATAATCCAAGTAAGCATGTGAAGTTAGGGGACAAAGGTAGAAAAGCGTcgtcaattgaaaaaaaattagatagtCAGTCAAATAGAGTGGATGTACCAAATGCACAAg GTTCCAAAAATACTTTGGATCCTTCAGGAACGTCAAATGGTGATCCCATGGGTCCAGACAAGGATGCTGACCAGCAGAGAACTGGAGTTCTCCCATTAAAGAGTTATAATAACAAACAGAAAGAGGGTAGTGAACTTCAAGACACCGCAATTCAGAGGTCAATCGATAAAAGTTCATGTGAGAACAAATCTCAATCCGGAAAACCATTAACTAATGCTGATGAGTCAGATCAGTCTATGCAACAAAAAGAGAAAGCCGCACTTGCTGAAAGATTTGACCTGAATGTTCCTGCAAGCAAGGATTCCTTGCAACCCTAT AAGGCCCCCCTCATGCAGAGAAAGGAAGGCTCTTCTGTTAGACCAAAGAGTACAATGCTTGACAAGGCAATTAAAGAGTTAGAGAAGATAGTTGCAGAAT CTAGACCACCATCTAGAGAAGTTCAAGATCCTGATAATTCATCACAAACTATCAAAAGGAGACTGCCGCCGGAAATAAAGCAAAAGCTGGCTAAAGTTGCTCGATTGACG GTCAACTATGGAAAAATACCAAAGGATGTGATTAATAGACTGATGAGCATTGTCGGCCACTTGATGCAACTTCGGACACTAAAA AGAAATCTTAAAGTTATGGCTAATATGGGATTGTCAGTGAAGCAAGAGAAGGATGATCAATTGCAGAAGATAAAACAAGAAGTTGCAGATATGGTTAAGCTGCGGATTATGCATATGAAATCTAAA GTTGAGCAACAAAATGCATCTTTAGATGATTTTCAGGAAACTGGTCGGGGAGATAGAGAAACTTTGAAACGGAAATACAGCATGGACAATGCATTGGAAAATAAGATTTGTGACCTCTATGACCTTTATGCTGAG AGACTGGAAGAAGAATCAGGTACACCAGTCAGAAGGCTGTATGAAGAG CTTGCGACATTGTGGCCTAGTGGATTCATGAATACCGAGGGAGTTAAACGTGCAATATCTAGAGCAAAAGATAGGAGGAGGGCACTGAACAACCGGAGAAAG